The Candidatus Edwardsbacteria bacterium genome segment GAACAGCTGATGGAGATCCAATCCATCGATCCGTTGATAGTCCAGTTGATGAAAGACTCCATGAAGATAGCCCACGAAAGGGCTTACGAGATGAACGCCACCTGTGATGAGCTACAGCCGTCAAAACCAAAGCCGGAGGAAGAAAAAGGAAGGGTCGACCACGTTCTGATAGCCATCAAGAAAACCGTGGCCCAGCCGCTGGCCATGAAATACGTGCTGGATGAGCAGGACCTCAAGAAAAGAATTAACCAGGCTCCGGATCAGATGCAGAAGGAAGCGCTGGCCCGGCAGTTGAACCGCCTTCAGGGGAAGAAGCACTCCGAGATTAGGATGCTTTACGATTCCCTGAAAAAGATGCTGATGGACGAGGAGATGGTGGGGCCGGACCGCATCAATTTCAAGAAATATGTCCCGATAATGGAACTGCGTAAAAAGATAAGCGACAGCATGGCGGAGCGGATAAAGCGGGACGACAAACTTTCGGACTCCATTCTGGATTGAACATTCACCAAGGAGAAAAAGATGAAAAAATATCTATCATTGACGCTGGTCATTCCGATGCTGCTGGCTTCATCCCTGCAGGCCGAAAAAAAGCGAGACACGAATAAGGACGAGCCGGCTGCTGAGGGAAAAGCGTCCCAGGGTCTTTATAAATATCTTCCCGATTCATACGACAAGCAGGCGGTGTTCACGGTGGCCGACCTGATCGCGTTAAAAATGACCGCCTACAACAGCCGGGTGCAGGGCATCAGCAGCAAACTGATCAGTACCTCCATAACAGCGCTGGCCTGGCCGGACAGCCTGGTGCTGAATTGCTATCTGGAATTGCAGGAGAAGGACAAGGCCAGCTACCTGGGGGCGGGAAAATTCACCTGTCCCCAGAACGAACTGCCCGTTATGTTCCAGGAGGCGGTGAGCTTCATCCAGAAGATGTCCCATCTTTACTATGCCGACCTTAACGACAAATACACGATCATTAATCTTTATATGAAGGGCAGCCTGGTGGCCAACTGGAAGGATTTCCAGCTTAACGTTCTGGCCCAGGGAAAGTGATAAATTGACTGACGCAAACAAACCTCTGATATTCCAGACCGTGGTGGCCAAGGGCCTGGTGGATACCAATTGCTATCTGCTGGCCTGCCCGGATTCAAGAAAAGCGATGATAATTGATCCTGGCGCGTTCATCTCCGGCGAGGCAAAGGCCATCCTGGGGCTTATCAGCCAACATGATCTTAAACTGCAATACATCTTGAATACCCACGGCCACATAGATCACACTGCCGGAAACGAACAGATCAAGAAAGCCACCGGGGCCGAACTGCTTATTCACTCCAGCGATGCCGGAATGATAGAATCGGGCGCCATGAACGGGTCTTTCATGTTCGGGAAAGAGGTCGTCTCTCCGCCGGCAGACCGTAAACTGGAGAACGGCGAGCAAATCGAACTTGGTAAATTAGCCATCACCGTATTGCATACGCCAGGACATACTCCTGGCGGTATATGTCTTTATGTTGACGGTACCCTTTTCTCCGGCGATACCCTGTTTGCCGGATCGGTGGGCCGGACCGATCTGCCGGGCGGTAGCGAGGTGGAGATAATCCGTTCTATCAAAGAAAAGCTCATGATCCTGCCGGATGAAACCATCGTCCGGCCGGGCCACGGGCCAAGGACAACCATTGGTGCCGAACGGGAGAGCAATCCCTTTCTTTAAAATTCCAAAAATTCAAATTTATAATTGTCATAGGGGAGGATCAGCATGAAGAAACTTAATATCCATGATCTTGATTTAAAAGGCAAACGGGTGCTGGTCCGGGTGGATTTTAACGTTCCCCAGGACAAGAAGACCGGGGCCATCAAGGACGATTCACGGATCGTGGGGGCTCTGCCCACCATAAATTATCTGATCAAGCATGGGGCTAGGGTGGTATTAATGTCCCATCTGGGAAGGCCCGAGGGCCATGGCAATATGCAGTTCACTCTCAAACCGGTGGCCGAGAAGCTGTCGGAATTGCTTAAAAAGCCGGTCAAATTTGTTTCGGATTGCATCGGCCCGGAGCCGCTGAAAATGTCGCAGGAATTAATAGGGGGCGAGGTCCTTCTGCTGGAGAATCTGCGCTTCCATGCCGAAGAGGAGAAGAACGATCCCGGCTTTGCCAAGCAACTGGCGGAGCTGGGCGATATCTATGTCAACGATGCCTTCGGGACGGCCCACCGGGCCCATGCCTCCACCGAGGGTGTAACCAAATATTTCAAGCAGAACGCCGCCGGGTTGCTAATGGAAA includes the following:
- a CDS encoding MBL fold metallo-hydrolase translates to MIFQTVVAKGLVDTNCYLLACPDSRKAMIIDPGAFISGEAKAILGLISQHDLKLQYILNTHGHIDHTAGNEQIKKATGAELLIHSSDAGMIESGAMNGSFMFGKEVVSPPADRKLENGEQIELGKLAITVLHTPGHTPGGICLYVDGTLFSGDTLFAGSVGRTDLPGGSEVEIIRSIKEKLMILPDETIVRPGHGPRTTIGAERESNPFL